From a single Cupriavidus taiwanensis LMG 19424 genomic region:
- a CDS encoding ABC transporter ATP-binding protein, with protein MARIDLDLAHSYVPHPRTDEDYALLPLRFTFEDGGAYALLGPSGCGKTTLLNCISGLLRPSHGTIAFDGRDVTGATPQARNIAQVFQFPVIYDTMTVGENLAFPLRNRGVPEAQVRERVGRVAEMLDLSSTLGRRASGLAADAKQKISLGRGLVRQDVSAILFDEPLTVIDPQLKWQLRRKLKEIHHEFRLTLIYVTHDQTEALTFADQVVVMSRGKAVQVGPADALFERPAHTFVGHFIGSPGMNFLSGQWRDGAIDVAGRRYMPPLAPPVEAALRAAGSFRIGVRPEYLQLAPERDAQAVPVQVQRAQDIGTYWMLTGTVQEAGAQAGTLRARLGAEAAGLRAGDTAWLSVFNRHTCYYVNEELVS; from the coding sequence ATGGCGCGCATCGACCTGGACCTGGCGCACTCGTATGTGCCCCATCCGCGCACCGACGAAGACTACGCGCTGCTGCCGCTGCGCTTCACCTTTGAAGACGGCGGCGCCTACGCGCTGCTGGGCCCGTCCGGCTGCGGCAAGACCACGCTGCTGAACTGCATTTCGGGGCTGCTGCGTCCTTCGCACGGCACCATCGCCTTCGATGGCCGCGACGTCACCGGCGCCACGCCGCAGGCCCGCAATATCGCCCAGGTGTTCCAGTTCCCCGTGATTTACGACACCATGACCGTCGGTGAAAACCTGGCCTTTCCGCTGCGCAACCGCGGCGTGCCGGAAGCGCAGGTGCGCGAGCGGGTCGGGCGGGTTGCCGAGATGCTGGACCTGTCGTCGACGCTCGGGCGCCGCGCCAGCGGCCTGGCCGCCGATGCCAAGCAGAAGATCTCGCTCGGGCGCGGGCTGGTGCGCCAGGACGTGTCGGCGATCCTCTTCGACGAGCCGCTGACGGTGATCGACCCGCAGCTCAAATGGCAGCTGCGGCGCAAGCTGAAGGAGATCCACCACGAGTTTCGCCTGACGCTGATCTACGTGACCCACGACCAGACCGAGGCGCTGACCTTTGCCGACCAGGTGGTGGTGATGTCGCGCGGCAAGGCGGTGCAGGTGGGGCCGGCCGATGCCCTGTTCGAGCGGCCCGCGCATACCTTCGTCGGGCACTTTATCGGCTCGCCGGGCATGAACTTCCTGTCCGGGCAATGGCGCGACGGCGCCATCGACGTGGCCGGGCGTCGCTATATGCCGCCGCTGGCGCCGCCGGTGGAAGCGGCGCTGCGCGCGGCCGGCAGCTTCCGCATCGGGGTGCGCCCGGAATACCTGCAACTGGCGCCGGAGCGCGACGCGCAGGCGGTGCCGGTGCAGGTACAGCGCGCGCAGGACATCGGCACCTACTGGATGCTGACCGGCACGGTGCAGGAGGCGGGCGCGCAGGCCGGCACGCTGCGCGCGCGGCTGGGTGCCGAGGCGGCCGGCCTGCGGGCGGGCGACACGGCATGGCTGTCGGTGTTCAACCGGCATACCTGCTACTACGTCAACGAGGAGCTGGTGTCATGA
- a CDS encoding ABC transporter ATP-binding protein yields MQLRLEGVAQQAGSQAYLYPMTLAPVSGAVTILLGATQAGKTSLMRVMAGLDRPSAGRVLVDGDDVTGMPVRERNVSMVYQQFINYPSLRVFDNIASPLRLRRKAAAGEIGARVRELAARLHIDHLLDRYPAELSGGQQQRVALARALAKEAPLMLLDEPLVNLDYKLREELREELTQLFAHGDATVIYATTEPGEALLLGGYTAVLDAGELLQYGPTPQVFHYPDSLRVARAFNDPPMNLVEGRLEGGRVALPGGIAVPVQGVAAPDGPVTLGVRASALRLAGEPGAVAVPGRVALAELSGSDTFVHADTAVGNLVAQFAGVLDLQLGEPVTLHLLPDQLYLFDADGRRIHAPRRPGGLAAEVPGGTAAAGG; encoded by the coding sequence ATGCAGCTACGTTTGGAAGGCGTCGCACAGCAGGCAGGTTCGCAGGCGTATCTCTATCCGATGACGCTGGCCCCGGTTTCCGGTGCGGTCACCATCCTGCTGGGCGCGACGCAGGCGGGCAAGACTTCGCTGATGCGGGTCATGGCGGGGCTGGACCGGCCCAGCGCCGGGCGCGTGCTCGTCGACGGCGACGACGTCACCGGCATGCCGGTGCGCGAGCGCAATGTGTCGATGGTCTACCAGCAGTTCATCAACTACCCGTCGCTGCGGGTCTTCGACAACATCGCTTCCCCGCTGCGACTGCGGCGCAAGGCGGCGGCCGGCGAGATCGGCGCCCGTGTGCGCGAGCTGGCGGCGCGGCTGCATATCGACCACCTGCTGGACCGCTATCCGGCCGAGCTCTCCGGCGGCCAGCAACAGCGCGTGGCGCTGGCCCGGGCGCTGGCCAAGGAAGCGCCGCTGATGCTGCTGGACGAGCCGCTGGTCAACCTGGACTACAAGCTGCGCGAAGAGCTGCGCGAAGAGCTGACCCAGCTGTTCGCGCACGGCGATGCCACCGTGATCTACGCCACCACCGAGCCCGGCGAGGCCCTGCTGCTCGGTGGCTACACGGCGGTGCTGGACGCGGGCGAGCTGCTGCAGTACGGCCCCACGCCGCAGGTCTTTCACTATCCCGATTCGCTGCGCGTGGCGCGCGCCTTCAACGATCCGCCGATGAACCTGGTCGAGGGCCGGCTGGAGGGCGGTCGGGTCGCGCTGCCCGGCGGCATCGCGGTGCCCGTGCAAGGCGTGGCGGCGCCCGACGGCCCGGTGACGCTGGGCGTGCGCGCCTCGGCCTTGCGCCTGGCAGGCGAACCCGGCGCGGTCGCGGTGCCGGGGCGCGTGGCGCTGGCCGAGCTGTCCGGTTCGGACACCTTTGTCCATGCCGATACCGCGGTCGGCAACCTGGTGGCGCAATTCGCCGGCGTGCTCGACCTGCAGCTGGGCGAGCCGGTGACGCTGCACCTGCTGCCCGACCAGCTCTACCTGTTCGATGCGGACGGGCGCCGCATCCATGCGCCGCGCCGTCCCGGCGGGCTCGCGGCCGAGGTGCCCGGCGGCACCGCGGCGGCAGGAGGCTGA
- a CDS encoding DeoR/GlpR family DNA-binding transcription regulator, whose translation MTLNPRQTALLEEVRTQGFASIDELARKFGVTLQTVRRDVNMLAENGMLARFHGGVRVEDSTTENIAYRQRQVLNAEGKARIARAVASAVPEGCSLILNIGTTVEEIARGLVHHRGLRVITNNLNVANILADNPDCEVIVAGGVLRSRDRGIVGEATVEFIRQFKVDIGLIGISGIEADGTLRDYDFREVKVARTIIEHSREVWLAADASKFNRQAMVELAHVSQVDRLFTDAPLAAPFDQILADSGVKCVVAERE comes from the coding sequence ATGACCCTCAATCCCCGCCAGACGGCCCTGCTCGAAGAAGTCCGCACCCAGGGCTTTGCCTCCATCGACGAACTCGCGCGCAAGTTCGGCGTCACGCTCCAGACGGTTCGCCGCGATGTCAACATGCTGGCCGAGAATGGCATGCTGGCGCGCTTCCATGGCGGGGTGCGGGTGGAAGACTCCACCACCGAGAACATCGCCTACCGGCAGCGGCAGGTGCTCAACGCCGAAGGCAAGGCCCGCATCGCGCGCGCGGTGGCGTCGGCCGTGCCCGAAGGCTGTTCGCTGATCCTGAACATCGGCACCACGGTGGAGGAGATTGCGCGCGGGCTGGTGCACCATCGCGGCCTGCGCGTGATCACCAACAACCTGAACGTGGCCAACATCCTGGCCGACAACCCCGATTGCGAAGTCATCGTCGCCGGCGGCGTGCTGCGCTCGCGCGACCGCGGCATCGTCGGCGAGGCCACGGTGGAATTCATCCGGCAGTTCAAGGTCGATATCGGCCTGATCGGCATCTCTGGCATCGAGGCCGACGGCACGCTGCGCGACTATGACTTCCGCGAGGTCAAGGTGGCGCGGACCATCATCGAGCATTCACGCGAGGTCTGGCTGGCGGCGGATGCCAGCAAGTTCAACCGCCAGGCCATGGTGGAGCTGGCGCATGTGTCGCAGGTGGACCGGCTGTTTACCGACGCGCCGCTGGCGGCGCCGTTCGACCAGATCCTGGCCGACAGTGGGGTGAAGTGTGTGGTGGCGGAGCGGGAGTGA
- the purU gene encoding formyltetrahydrofolate deformylase, with the protein MSTTGFILTLSCPDQPGIVHAVSGLLFQHGCNIVDSDQYGDEFAGRFFMRVHFTPAAGGPDLGTLKAAFAPVGDQFGMQWELNDATVKPRVMIMVSKIGHCLNDLLFRAKAGGLPVEIAAIVSNHRDFYQLAASYDVPFFHLPLMNASAEQKAAQEARVFDVVQEQKIDLVVLARYMQVLSDDLCRKLAGRAINIHHSFLPSFKGAKPYYQAHDRGVKLIGATAHYVTADLDEGPIIEQEIERVDHSMDPDQLTAVGRDVECVALARAVKWHAEHRILLNGHKTVVFK; encoded by the coding sequence ATGAGCACCACCGGATTCATCCTGACCCTCTCGTGCCCGGACCAGCCGGGCATCGTCCACGCTGTCTCGGGCCTGCTGTTCCAGCACGGCTGCAATATCGTCGATTCCGACCAGTACGGCGACGAGTTCGCCGGCCGCTTCTTCATGCGCGTGCATTTCACCCCGGCCGCCGGTGGTCCTGACCTTGGCACGCTGAAGGCCGCGTTCGCGCCGGTGGGCGACCAGTTCGGCATGCAGTGGGAGCTGAACGATGCCACGGTGAAGCCGCGCGTGATGATCATGGTGTCGAAGATCGGCCACTGCCTGAACGACCTGCTGTTCCGCGCCAAGGCGGGCGGGCTGCCGGTGGAGATCGCGGCCATCGTCTCGAACCACCGCGACTTCTACCAGCTGGCGGCGTCGTACGACGTGCCGTTCTTCCATCTGCCCCTGATGAACGCTTCGGCGGAGCAGAAGGCCGCGCAGGAAGCGCGCGTGTTCGACGTGGTGCAGGAGCAGAAGATCGACCTGGTGGTGCTGGCGCGCTACATGCAGGTGCTGTCCGACGACCTGTGCCGCAAGCTGGCCGGCCGCGCCATCAATATCCATCATTCGTTCCTGCCCAGCTTCAAGGGCGCCAAGCCGTACTACCAGGCGCACGACCGCGGCGTGAAGCTGATCGGCGCCACCGCGCACTACGTGACCGCCGACCTGGACGAAGGCCCGATCATCGAGCAGGAGATCGAACGCGTTGACCACAGCATGGACCCCGACCAGCTCACCGCCGTCGGCCGCGACGTGGAATGCGTGGCGCTGGCGCGCGCGGTCAAGTGGCATGCCGAACACCGCATCCTGCTGAACGGCCACAAGACCGTGGTGTTCAAGTAA
- a CDS encoding NUDIX hydrolase, whose protein sequence is MAAMFSLPAADAGGNSAADAAARIAASLAARSGFDAAAKLRLMADGRQVGWLPRAHAAILRGFGAVLGPERPLADGSVAVVLLPGRDDFDARSAALQTLSRQLADAGHVRGWRDELFAVTAALNAPAVAVVERAAARFLGLLTFASHMNGIVDGAAGGQPALWISRRSPAKAIDPGMWDNLVAGGMPHGSDPLATLVRECEEESGIPPALARGVQAHGMIEVLRDLPEGVQWEQVYVYDLLLPPGFIPHNQDGEVSEHRRVEVAPLLAIMSAGAMTVDATLVTLDALGRRGWFRAGRHE, encoded by the coding sequence ATGGCTGCAATGTTCTCTTTGCCGGCCGCCGATGCCGGCGGCAACTCCGCCGCCGATGCCGCGGCACGGATCGCCGCCTCGCTGGCGGCGCGCAGCGGCTTCGATGCCGCCGCCAAGCTGCGCCTGATGGCGGACGGCCGGCAGGTCGGCTGGCTGCCGCGCGCGCATGCTGCAATCCTGCGCGGCTTCGGCGCCGTGCTCGGGCCGGAGCGGCCGCTCGCCGACGGCTCCGTGGCGGTGGTCTTGCTGCCCGGCCGCGACGATTTCGACGCGCGCAGTGCCGCGCTGCAAACGCTGTCGCGCCAGCTCGCCGATGCCGGCCATGTGCGCGGCTGGCGCGACGAACTGTTCGCGGTCACCGCCGCGCTGAACGCGCCCGCGGTCGCGGTGGTGGAGCGCGCCGCGGCGCGCTTCCTCGGGCTGCTGACCTTTGCCTCGCACATGAACGGCATCGTCGATGGCGCTGCGGGCGGCCAGCCGGCCCTGTGGATCTCGCGCCGCAGCCCGGCAAAAGCCATCGATCCCGGCATGTGGGACAACCTGGTCGCCGGCGGCATGCCGCACGGCAGCGATCCTCTGGCAACGCTGGTGCGCGAGTGCGAGGAGGAGTCCGGCATCCCGCCCGCGCTGGCGCGGGGCGTGCAGGCGCACGGCATGATCGAGGTGCTGCGCGACCTGCCCGAAGGCGTGCAGTGGGAGCAGGTCTACGTCTACGACCTGCTGCTGCCGCCGGGCTTCATCCCGCACAACCAGGACGGCGAGGTCAGCGAGCACCGGCGCGTCGAGGTGGCACCATTGCTTGCTATCATGTCGGCCGGCGCCATGACGGTCGATGCGACACTGGTGACGCTGGATGCCCTTGGGCGGCGGGGCTGGTTCCGCGCCGGCCGCCACGAATGA
- the glpK gene encoding glycerol kinase GlpK: MNQPAAQDQRPAPSQLPAKPQYVLALDQGTSSSRAILFDHAGNVVRLAQREFRQYYPHPGHVEHDPYEIWQSQLAVAHTVLAEAGISASQVRAIGITNQRETTVLWDRKTGEPVGRALVWQDRRTAPMCEALQAAGHGELFREKTGLVIDAYFSGTKLRWMLDNIEGARERAQRGELAFGTVDSWLIWQLTDGARHVTDVSNASRTMLFNIHSFEWDDALLALLDIPHALLPEVVASSGEVARTSARLFGMPIPIAGIAGDQQAATFGQACLVPGMAKNTYGTGCFLLMNTGAQPVTSRNRLLTTIGWQYRGQTQYCLEGGVFMGGATIQWLRDGLKIIQSAPEAEALARQCDDSGGVVLVPAFAGLGAPHWDAFARGTLVGMTRGTGRPQIARAALESIALQSVDVLEAMQKDAGIALAELRVDGGASRSDLLMQMQADLLGTPVVRPRVTETTALGAAYLAGLATGYWSDPVQIAQQWQVERRFEPNLSADERGHRLARWHRAVARARDWAREDDAGAGPG; encoded by the coding sequence ATGAACCAGCCAGCCGCGCAGGACCAGCGCCCTGCCCCGTCCCAGCTTCCCGCCAAGCCCCAATACGTGCTGGCGCTCGACCAGGGCACCAGCAGCTCGCGGGCCATCCTGTTCGACCATGCCGGCAACGTGGTGCGCCTGGCGCAGCGCGAGTTCCGCCAATATTACCCACATCCCGGCCACGTCGAGCACGATCCCTACGAGATCTGGCAGTCGCAGCTGGCGGTGGCGCACACGGTGCTGGCCGAAGCCGGCATCAGCGCGTCGCAGGTGCGCGCCATCGGCATCACCAACCAGCGCGAGACCACCGTGCTGTGGGACCGCAAGACCGGCGAGCCGGTCGGCCGCGCGCTGGTCTGGCAGGACCGCCGCACCGCGCCGATGTGCGAGGCGCTGCAGGCCGCCGGCCACGGCGAGCTGTTCCGCGAGAAGACCGGCCTGGTCATCGACGCCTATTTTTCCGGCACCAAGCTGCGCTGGATGCTGGACAACATCGAAGGCGCGCGGGAGCGCGCGCAGCGCGGCGAACTGGCCTTCGGCACCGTCGACAGCTGGCTGATCTGGCAACTGACCGACGGCGCGCGCCATGTCACCGATGTCTCCAATGCCTCGCGCACGATGCTGTTCAACATCCACAGCTTCGAATGGGACGACGCGCTGCTGGCGCTGCTCGACATCCCGCACGCGCTGCTGCCCGAAGTGGTCGCCTCCAGCGGCGAGGTCGCGCGGACCTCGGCGCGGCTGTTCGGCATGCCGATCCCGATCGCCGGCATCGCCGGCGACCAGCAGGCCGCCACCTTCGGCCAGGCCTGCCTGGTGCCGGGCATGGCCAAGAACACCTACGGCACCGGCTGCTTCCTGCTGATGAATACCGGCGCGCAGCCGGTCACGTCGCGCAACCGGCTGCTGACCACCATCGGCTGGCAGTACCGCGGCCAGACCCAGTATTGCCTGGAGGGCGGCGTGTTCATGGGCGGCGCCACCATCCAGTGGCTGCGCGACGGCCTGAAGATCATCCAGAGCGCGCCCGAGGCCGAGGCGCTGGCGCGCCAGTGCGACGACAGCGGCGGCGTGGTGCTGGTGCCGGCCTTTGCCGGGCTGGGCGCGCCGCACTGGGACGCCTTTGCGCGCGGCACGCTGGTCGGCATGACGCGCGGCACCGGCCGGCCGCAGATCGCGCGGGCGGCGCTGGAATCGATCGCGCTGCAAAGCGTGGACGTGCTCGAGGCCATGCAGAAGGACGCGGGCATCGCGCTGGCCGAGCTGCGCGTGGACGGCGGCGCGTCGCGCAGCGACCTGCTGATGCAGATGCAGGCCGACCTGCTCGGCACCCCGGTGGTACGGCCGCGCGTGACCGAGACCACGGCGCTGGGCGCCGCTTACCTGGCCGGCCTGGCCACCGGCTACTGGAGCGATCCGGTGCAGATCGCGCAGCAATGGCAGGTGGAGCGGCGCTTCGAGCCCAACCTGTCGGCCGACGAGCGCGGCCACCGGCTCGCGCGCTGGCACCGGGCCGTCGCGCGCGCGCGCGACTGGGCCCGCGAGGACGATGCCGGCGCCGGCCCCGGCTGA
- a CDS encoding glycerol-3-phosphate dehydrogenase/oxidase yields the protein MHSLPTPIQPPSRAALLATLEREPRWDVIVIGGGATGLGTAVDAASRGYRTLLVEAADFAKGTSSKATKLVHGGVRYLAQGNISLVREALHERGLLARNAPHLVWPLGFVVPAYQMFDQPFYGIGLKLYDMLAGSLNLSGSRWLNHREVLAAAPNLAEHVGGRPLRGGNLYFDGQFDDARLAVALMRTLFDVGGTALNYLRATGLSQQGGVISGVTVQDVLGGGTYRLRADCVINATGVWVDAIRQMEDGHARTMVAPSQGVHLTLPRSFLPGERAILIPKTDDGRVLFVVPWNGHTIVGTTDTPRRDLPLEPDAGADDVDFILETASRYLARDPTRADVTSVWAGLRPLVRATGEASTASLSREHTILVSRAGLITVTGGKWTTYRKMAEDVIETAIQRQMVRAAPCMTAELPLHGAAGLPTDLPPPDSGSPDRYYGNELGLLRALPGHDRMLAGASGLTEAHVRFAARHELARRVEDVLARRNRALFLDARAAVEAAPAVAAVLAEELGEDDAWQAREVESFRALAAGYMLG from the coding sequence ATGCACAGCCTTCCCACCCCGATCCAGCCGCCCAGCCGCGCCGCCCTGCTCGCCACCCTTGAGCGCGAGCCGCGCTGGGACGTGATCGTCATCGGCGGCGGCGCCACCGGCCTGGGCACGGCGGTCGATGCCGCCTCGCGCGGGTACCGCACGCTGCTGGTCGAAGCCGCGGACTTTGCCAAGGGCACCTCGAGCAAGGCGACCAAGCTGGTGCACGGCGGCGTGCGCTACCTGGCCCAGGGCAATATCAGCCTGGTGCGCGAGGCGCTGCACGAGCGCGGCCTGCTGGCCCGCAACGCGCCGCACCTGGTGTGGCCGCTGGGCTTCGTGGTGCCGGCCTACCAGATGTTCGACCAGCCCTTCTACGGCATCGGCCTCAAGCTCTACGACATGCTGGCCGGCAGCCTCAACCTGTCCGGCAGCCGCTGGCTGAACCACCGCGAGGTGCTGGCCGCCGCGCCCAACCTGGCCGAACATGTCGGCGGGCGCCCGCTGCGCGGCGGCAACCTTTACTTCGACGGCCAGTTCGACGATGCGCGGCTGGCGGTGGCACTGATGCGGACGCTGTTCGACGTCGGCGGCACCGCGCTCAACTACCTGCGCGCGACCGGGCTGAGCCAGCAAGGCGGCGTGATCAGCGGCGTGACGGTGCAGGACGTGCTCGGCGGCGGCACCTACCGGCTGCGCGCCGACTGCGTGATCAACGCCACCGGCGTGTGGGTCGATGCCATCCGCCAGATGGAAGACGGGCATGCGCGCACCATGGTCGCGCCCAGCCAGGGCGTGCACCTGACGCTGCCGCGCAGTTTCCTGCCGGGCGAGCGTGCCATCCTGATCCCCAAGACCGACGACGGGCGCGTGCTCTTCGTGGTGCCGTGGAACGGGCACACCATCGTCGGCACCACCGACACGCCGCGCCGCGACCTGCCGCTGGAGCCCGATGCCGGCGCCGACGATGTCGATTTCATCCTCGAAACGGCGTCGCGCTACCTGGCCAGGGACCCCACCCGCGCCGACGTCACCAGCGTCTGGGCCGGCCTGCGGCCGCTGGTGCGGGCGACTGGCGAGGCCTCGACCGCTTCGCTGTCGCGCGAGCATACGATCCTGGTGTCCAGGGCCGGGCTGATCACCGTCACCGGCGGCAAATGGACCACCTACCGCAAGATGGCCGAAGACGTGATCGAGACCGCGATCCAGCGCCAGATGGTGCGCGCGGCGCCGTGCATGACGGCGGAGCTGCCGCTGCACGGCGCCGCCGGATTGCCCACCGACCTGCCGCCGCCGGATTCCGGTTCGCCGGACCGCTACTACGGCAACGAGCTCGGGCTGCTGCGCGCGCTGCCGGGGCACGACCGGATGCTCGCGGGCGCATCGGGGCTGACCGAGGCCCATGTACGCTTTGCCGCCCGGCATGAACTGGCGCGCCGGGTCGAGGACGTGCTGGCACGGCGCAACCGCGCGCTGTTCCTGGACGCCCGCGCGGCGGTCGAGGCGGCACCGGCGGTGGCGGCGGTCCTGGCCGAAGAACTCGGCGAAGATGACGCCTGGCAGGCACGCGAGGTGGAGAGCTTCCGCGCGCTCGCCGCCGGCTACATGCTGGGCTGA
- a CDS encoding MliC family protein yields MPDRPMLSRLPIVALLAALAALCASAPAQAARAPGIDGVRFPEVRTVRYQCDGGKALTVRYFNSPDNQAAVFRIEGKPVLAVSTVSASGARYVGGRYEWWTKGESGTLRDLMQAENAPPALANCHAAP; encoded by the coding sequence ATGCCCGATCGACCGATGCTGTCCCGCCTGCCCATCGTTGCCCTGCTGGCCGCCCTGGCCGCCCTGTGCGCCAGCGCCCCGGCCCAGGCCGCCCGCGCGCCCGGCATCGACGGCGTACGCTTTCCCGAAGTGCGCACCGTGCGCTACCAGTGCGATGGCGGCAAGGCGCTGACGGTGCGCTATTTCAACAGCCCGGACAACCAGGCCGCGGTGTTCCGCATCGAAGGCAAGCCGGTGCTGGCGGTCAGCACGGTGTCGGCGTCCGGCGCGCGCTATGTCGGCGGCCGCTACGAATGGTGGACCAAGGGCGAGTCAGGCACGCTGCGCGACCTGATGCAGGCGGAGAACGCCCCGCCGGCGCTGGCAAACTGCCACGCCGCGCCATGA